A genomic segment from Micropterus dolomieu isolate WLL.071019.BEF.003 ecotype Adirondacks linkage group LG03, ASM2129224v1, whole genome shotgun sequence encodes:
- the oprd1b gene encoding opioid receptor, delta 1b, whose product MELPTLPPDALGDFNERYSFSITPFNVTFSEDLLRVPSKSNETDEAATRNTTSLIIAVCITALYSLICVVGLLGNLLVMYGVVRYTKMKTATNIYIFNLALADALATSTLPFQSAKYLMSTWPFGEALCKVVIAIDYYNMFTSIFTLTMMSVDRYIAVCHPVRALDFRTPAKAKLINVCIWILSSAVGVPVMIMAVTKVTEKGTTACMLRFPKPERYWDTVMKICVFIFAFVVPVLVITICYGLMILRLKSVRLLSGSKEKDRNLRRITRMVLVVVAAFIICWTPIHIFIIVKTMVEIDHKNLLVMASWHLCIALGYTNSSLNPVLYAFLDENFKRCFRDFCLPYRSRLEQNSFSRARNSTREPVSVCARAMTERPPA is encoded by the exons ATGGAGCTACCCACTCTTCCTCCAGACGCTCTTGGTGATTTTAACGAGCGCTACTCCTTCTCCATAACTCCTTTCAATGTTACGTTCTCTGAGGATCTGCTGCGCGTGCCATCAAAGAGCAACGAGACCGACGAGGctgcaacaaggaacactacaAGTCTCATCATCGCAGTTTGTATCACGGCTCTCTACTCTCTCATCTGTGTGGTGGGACTTCTGGGAAACCTGCTTGTAATGTACGGGGTGGTTAG GTACACCAAAATGAAGACCGCCACGAACATCTACATCTTCAACCTGGCTCTCGCCGACGCTCTCGCCACCAGCACCCTCCCGTTCCAGAGCGCCAAGTACCTGATGAGCACATGGCCCTTTGGGGAGGCGCTGTGTAAAGTGGTCATCGCCATCGACTACTACAACATGTTCACCAGCATCTTCACGCTCACCATGATGAGTGTGGACCGCTACATCGCTGTCTGTCATCCGGTGAGAGCCCTGGACTTCCGCACGCCCGCCAAAGCCAAGCTTATCAACGTCTGCATCTGgatcctctcctctgctgttgGAGTCCCTGTGATGATCATGGCTGTTACCAAGGTGACAGAAAAAG GAACCACTGCCTGCATGCTCAGATTCCCCAAACCTGAGCGGTACTGGGACACAGTGATGAAAATCTGCGTGTTCATCTTCGCCTTCGTGGTTCCTGTCCTGGTCATCACCATCTGCTACGGTCTGATGATCCTGCGGCTCAAGAGCGTTCGTCTGCTCTCGGGCTCCAAAGAGAAGGACAGGAACCTGCGCCGGATCACCCGCATGGTCCTGGTGGTCGTGGCAGCCTTCATCATCTGCTGGACCCCCATCCACATCTTCATCATCGTGAAGACAATGGTGGAAATTGACCACAAGAACCTCCTAGTGATGGCCAGCTGGCATCTGTGCATCGCGCTGGGCTACACCAACAGCAGTCTCAACCCCGTGCTGTACGCCTTCTTGGATGAGAACTTCAAAAGGTGCTTCAGGGATTTCTGCCTGCCCTATCGCTCCCGTCTGGAACAGAACAGCTTCTCCAGAGCACGCAATAGCACAAGGGagcctgtgtctgtttgtgctcGTGCGATGACAGAGAGACCGCCGGCCTGA